Part of the Mytilus galloprovincialis chromosome 14, xbMytGall1.hap1.1, whole genome shotgun sequence genome is shown below.
catgaattattttatgtaataacaagcaaggtgtatttaaacgagaaaattgaattgttgaataaatgcaATATAAATGCACGATTattcatttgtagatgtacacattctataaatatcatgtagcaaattcagtggaaagcaattgagatgaattcaattgtttgctaagccaaaatcatcacctataagtcaaagatactgctatattttattatatcaatgcgatatttgtcttatatcatagcgatgattttttaatgtaaaaaatttatgaatgcgatacttttctactataactgctatagttttctaatataaaatgaatacgatgacacgtcacaatgcatgtcaagaaaactgcaaacataattcacaaacttagatcatgaccggtttaatgttttaggatcaatatcactaaaatttcgtaactgtaacaaaattaacgcttacatgaacttatcatttcgaaaatgttgcttgaccctattgatagttgcAAGTgataacaacctgttcagtctattgttttcaatcacatggtttaaccgactaattcGTGGTGGCACTTTACCATGTGTACCCAGCGTGTAAACAAACACTTAGCCTGtgtttcagacaaaaaaattatcaaaactccTTATTGTTTTACAGTATTGGCGGTTGGATATTCATCAGGCTAGATTTTATCACAcgactattaaaaaaatatttaaagaattgcttcgttattgaaatatacaatgtagttctgacatttttttttagagttttgACAAACTATCATGTAATCGTTCCTTCAAAAAGATATGTGTATCTACTATAATGAAATCTGCTGCATTTGAACTgtcttttaatttaaaagataaacttTGTGCATATGATTAAAATAAGCTATTACTATAAGAGCATTGCACTATGTTTATTAGATGTTCTAGAGGGacattatgattaaaaaatacaACCACGTAAATGTTGAGCAAAATTACATAATGTGCAACAATAGACAATTtccatattaccgacttttgagtacggagtttttattttttgtacaggTTCCCATCTCTgtggtaggacatcctggtactcggtcaaataaaaacaatttaagtTTAACCAAGCCACTAATAGGTAAATTTTGAGGAGAACATACTCTTTGTACTATgttttctataaacatgatgaacGTCAAAATCATCGGAAAACAGTCAACTCTCCTTAAACCCCCATcccacaaacaaaaaaaaaaaaaaacatcaattatattctagatttttcttcttttgatcCTACCACAGGGTATAACctattgaaaaaatgtataatccGGAATCAAAAGAGCGTCAAATCGTCACACTAGCCttgaacagttgtgtaacagcatcATATAACACCACGTTGTATAATAAGTTTGAAATGGCTAAACATATAAGTTAAGCACGAAACGCAAATACACAAAAAAAGACAGAGGACAAAGTAGCAATCTGAGAgaacttgcagttactgaaaactAGTTCACATCCCGATGAATAACAACCAgtcaatatttattcaaaaaccagttgttggcatgacacgggttatgttcttctcatatatgttatgatggtatgatactaaacccctaaatGGAAGGATTAtgcctgatgttcatataatgaaatcataatctttcagtcagtttaattgaagtatgGAGCTGGCATGGCAGTTAACTGCTGgtagtcttttgttatttatgaattattgtcattttgtttattttctttggttacatcttctgacattagactcggacttctcttgaactgatttCTAATGTGCGtactgttatgcgtttacttttctacattagctagaggtatagagggagggttgagatctcacaaacatgtttaaccccgccgcatttttgcgcctgtcccaagtcaggagcctctggcctttgttagttttgtattattttaattttagtttctagtgtacaatttggaaattagtaggGCGCTCATTATCACTTATATTTATTTAGGTGCCAGCTGAAGTGCGCctgcgggtgcgggaatttctcgctacattgaagacctgttggtgaccttctgctgttgttttttctatggtcgggttgttgtctctttgacacattcgccatttccattctcaattttataatgaatCATCTTTTACTTTGTgtcaatcaaaataataaatgaatcctGTTTTACTTCGTACCAATCAAACTAATCAATGAATCATGTTTAATTCGTGTCAATCAGACTAACCAATGAATCATGTTTTTCTTCGTGTCAATCAGACTATTCAATGAGTCATGTTTTGATTAGTGTCAATCAGACTAACCAATGAATCATGTTTTTCTTCGTGTCAATCAGACTATTCAATGAGTCATGTTTTGATTAGTGTCAATCAGACTAATCAATGAATCATGTTTAATTCGTGTCAATCAGACTAACCAATGAATCATGTTTAATTCGTGTCAATCAGACTAACCAATGAATCATGTTTTTCTTCGTGTCAATCAGACTATTCAATGAGTCATGTTTTGATTAATGTCAATCAGACTAATCAATGAATCATGTATTACTTCGTGTCAATCAGACTTATCAATGAATCATGTTTTACTTCGTGTGAATCAGATGAGTCAAGCTATTTTCAGCTAATTTTTACAAGTTGTTCATTCCAgcataatttgtttttacatcACTGTCTCAGTtaagttagttttctcgttcgaaCCGTTTCAAAATTCATGTCGGTACATTTTATGGCTAACTAATTGGtatggttttgcttattgtttaagTCCGTGCTGTAAACTCCCCTGCAGTTCAAGCTCCGATCCGCATACTACGCTATACTAATGATGGAGCAAAGGGAAAACgttactatttattctgccataggcgacaatactaatatttttttcaattcacatctttttacaataaaaaacaaaacgtaCATGAAAACTTCAACTTATAAATACAACTACTTGGTTCAACAGCTTCCTTATCAGAAGTAATTTTCGTTTAAGAATATCATGATACGACACACAAGATCTAAAGTATCATACcgatttgaaaatatatatactatatatgaaAGGCTGTCAGAGAAAAGTTGACAATAAGAATTATACAATGAAAAtcatatttcttgtaaaaaaaatcaactttggCTCATTAACAATTCGTATATGTAAGTAAACATCTTCAAAGCACTAACTGTATCATTCTTTGGTATccttaaaacaacaataaaaaacacAGTTTGACAGATCTTTTGAATTATTCAATTAGTAAGCTATTAAGGAAAACTTTACAGAATAATGCGACATTGTAGTTTGTTTTCATTCTTGTTGAGAAATTCCTGCATGAATTCTGTCTTATAAGAACAAAGGAACAAGAGGTGAACCTTTGGTCCTATATGAATGATTAcccatagccagaaattagtagtggttttgctaattaatattcataatatgtaaatgagaattgtaccacgtgatagtactttgaactggactggcttgataggcttgatatcattaaaatctttaaaacacggatattataagttgcccgtcacagagtccttatttacaatcactttgatatttccgtaaagttgtcaggcggtcaaaatcaaaacaatgaacgcgaatttagtgaatttttcgtgccttcgtgagtttattcttcttgaaatagtgacattttaattttacgtgggaacctagagttcaacgactacacatacaaggtttggacttgcttattctttggaaattcaagtttcatatttcaccccggcaacctgtttttgtaatgaccttgtaAGCTAATTTTTAACACGAaatttgcaaatttgacgtttcagccattttagcctgtattttacactgcaatgttaaaGGCCTCTCgtttcgatttttaaaatagctcaggaacctgtatttttgcaacaacagtcattatgtttcgtttaaatggtgtatattgttaggtatattcattttctgccccggcaacctgtctatcacttaaattaaaattaaaacagacattttttcaaaattccctatcatttcaatgtaatttccgtgacccgtatccgatttctttagtataatattcaaataagcaaagtggcgttgatttctggaatGCAGAACTTTTTGAACCAGTGtggtttatttttacatgattcGATTGGTCAATTCCTCATGATAGTTCTGTATCCTTTgttcattgtaaataaaacaaagcTGGTATGATTATTTCCAAACTATCTTTGTGTTTATAACAAGGTATGATTGTGTTAAGGGGAGAAGTCAATGCTAAGGGTCATTACAAAAAactatttgtacatgttgtatattatatattgctTTCTCTACCTCCACTTCATTTTTTCTTGGTAAAATATTTAGTGATGCAGTTGCCTCAACGCCTCAATTTAAGTTACAACATTGCATATCATATTGTCAAATGTCTGTGGGAATATGGCATTTCTTTTAAAGTATCCAGTGTGTTAAATTCAATTTATTGCTTCGCTTAAACCCTGAGTTGAGTTTTTCACAAACAGAACAATGAAGAGTTTGCAACATCTCCTGTTGTGTCCACAAGCTTGAAACGAACTTATCTTTTGCTTTTAAATAACTAGTGTACAAACTTTCATTACTTCCTACATGTTTTAGATATAAAGCTAGTTCTTTAGGCGATGAAAAGTCTAAAGATGAGATAAAGGTACCTTTCGGTAAAATGTTTCTTATATTCGGAGCTCCTCGGTACACTGGGATTAGGTCAAAACCGTCCTGATAGAACCGGTATGCCTTTTCAGTGACATAGTCTTCACATAGAGAATTTTCAAATGCCaagtaaaatttataaactttaCTTAAATCGTTGAAACAGGAGTCATCATTCCAAGATGAACAGTTTTTACCGCATCGTCCAAATACGTCAACATCTATGGTTTTATTCATCTTCTTAATGTATGTGTACCGTTTTGATACAGCATTACAATGGCTAACTACCCAGGCAGCATTTTTCGTCTTTTGAAGGAAGATTTTTGTGTAGTTTTTCTCGGATTGTATTTTCGTTCTTGCCAGTAGTCCATACGGAAAAGATATATCAGCATCTGGTCTATAGCTGGATACCCAATCAAATTTATTGTcccattctttttttaaaaagtttgtgaCTGTATATGCTTCAGATTCAACAGAGACGAATACCCATTTCTGATTTGCTGACTTAGCTGGCACCTTACCATTAAGGCTAGTATGATAAAATAACACAGCATCACTTTTACTAAGTGAAGTTTCATCCGATGCTACACCAATCTTGCAATTCCTGAACGCACAATTTCTGAACGTGAATATAAGCAAATAATTTGGTGTGTCTTGAGGGCGTTTATTCCAAGTTATTGAATAtattttcttgtatatatttttatctgCAATTtctgttgattttgtttttaccCACTGTATCGGAAGGATATTTTCGAGATAATAATTGATGAACAATATGCCAGTGACAATTGACATCAGTGTTAAAAGTCCATAAAACATGATTGTGGTCTGAGAAAAGTGCATCTTGTTAGACCTGAAATATATTAAAAACGATATTTCTTAGATATTCGTTATACTAGAAATCTGATAATTTTGAgagaaacaattaaataaaatgaaGGTCTACACGAAAGTATTTCATGtcaatattacatgcatattggttgagaaataattgatgcaaagtaaaattgagaatggaaatggggaatgtgtcaaagagacaacaacccgccaaaataaaaaacaacagcagagggtcaccaacaggtcttcaatgtagcgagaaattcccgcacccggaggcgtccttcagctggcccctaaacaaatatatactagtccagtgataatgaacgccatactaatttccaaattgtacacaagaaactaaaattaaaataatacaagactaacaaaggccagaggctcctgacttgggacaggcgcaaaaatgcggcggggttaaacatgtttgtgagatctcaaccctccccctatacctctaaccaatgtagtaaagtaaacgcataacaatacgcacattaaaattcagttcaagagaaatccgagtctgatgtcagaagatgtaaccaaagaaaataaacaaaatgacaataatacataaataacaacagactactagcagttaactgacatgccagctccagacttcaactaaactgactgaaagattatgatttcatcatatgaacatcaggcacaatccttcccgttaggggtttagtatcataccatcataacatatatgagaagaacataacccgtgtcatgccaacaactgtttttagaataaatgtgtttagttccgatgcaaagaccttatcaatgactcaatattaacgccaaaatatgcaatctttaatgacttgacaacagtatcgtaattatatcccttcttaataagtctattcaaaggttttgtaagtttctgaggtgaatactgacacctttgtgctttataaagaatattaccataaaaaattggatgtgaaatacctgaacgtattaaaagtctgcatgttgagctatatttacgaataatgtctttataccgatgataaaatttagtaaaagttttgactagtttgtgatatcgaaaaccctggtgtaataatttttcagtaatacataaatttctctcgttaaaatctaaaacattgttacatacacgagcgaatcgtacaagttgagatatataaacaccgtaagatggtgacaagggaacgtcaccatctaaaaacggataattaacgataggaaatgaaaaatcatcccttttatcataaattttagtattcagctttccattagtgatatagatatcaagatcgagaaaaaggcagtggtcattgttagtattagctttatttaaagtaagttcaacaggataaatttcattaatatacatactgaagtcgtcattattgagagccaaaatatcatccaaatatctaaaagtattattaaatttgtttatcagatgttgtttcgatgggtctttgcttatttttgtcataaattgtaactcataacaatacaaaaacaggtccgcaataagtggtgcacagttagtccccattggaattccgataatctgacgatatacggaatccccaaagcgaacaaaaatgttatctagtaaaaattcaagggcatatatagtatcaaagcatgtccaattaacatagtttttttgtttattgctactaaaaaatgacctaaaagagtttgaacatatatattcacattctgattttttgaatgcccatttaattaggtgtgtgaattttttcttaatgagaatgtaaagctatactttattgtagttttaacatggataggcattatattcgtgattatatTTGTCCGAGCCAATATAACGCCTAACCA
Proteins encoded:
- the LOC143058076 gene encoding glycoprotein 3-alpha-L-fucosyltransferase A-like, whose protein sequence is MHFSQTTIMFYGLLTLMSIVTGILFINYYLENILPIQWVKTKSTEIADKNIYKKIYSITWNKRPQDTPNYLLIFTFRNCAFRNCKIGVASDETSLSKSDAVLFYHTSLNGKVPAKSANQKWVFVSVESEAYTVTNFLKKEWDNKFDWVSSYRPDADISFPYGLLARTKIQSEKNYTKIFLQKTKNAAWVVSHCNAVSKRYTYIKKMNKTIDVDVFGRCGKNCSSWNDDSCFNDLSKVYKFYLAFENSLCEDYVTEKAYRFYQDGFDLIPVYRGAPNIRNILPKGTFISSLDFSSPKELALYLKHVGSNESLYTSYLKAKDKFVSSLWTQQEMLQTLHCSVCEKLNSGFKRSNKLNLTHWIL